One part of the bacterium genome encodes these proteins:
- a CDS encoding polysaccharide deacetylase family protein: MVSWLIFVSLWFIALSCRFNWWRKDKPGIPILMYHNIGVAPKTAKNKKLWVTERKFRHQMAYLYNHSYQPITFKDLTSLPDNPVIITFDDGAKNNYTAAFPILKQYKFKACMFLSTARSELSTAELKEMQDFGIEFGSHTNTHPNLLKINEDAAKEEITGSKKILEERLNTQIIAFAYPYGAGAYNEKINQMVKEAGYTYACGIRQGKVTLPITTPYCLKRLLIRGDDLMIDFILNLRKGRSRF, encoded by the coding sequence ATGGTTAGCTGGTTAATATTTGTTAGTCTCTGGTTTATTGCATTGTCCTGCAGATTTAACTGGTGGAGAAAGGATAAACCAGGCATTCCTATTTTAATGTATCACAACATTGGTGTTGCACCCAAAACTGCAAAAAATAAGAAATTATGGGTAACTGAACGAAAATTTAGACATCAGATGGCTTATTTGTATAACCATAGTTATCAACCGATTACATTTAAAGACCTTACTTCTTTGCCAGATAACCCGGTGATTATTACCTTTGATGATGGGGCAAAAAATAATTATACGGCTGCCTTTCCCATTCTTAAGCAGTATAAATTTAAGGCATGTATGTTTTTATCTACCGCTCGTAGTGAACTCTCAACCGCAGAATTAAAAGAAATGCAAGATTTTGGAATAGAATTTGGCTCTCATACGAATACTCATCCAAATTTGCTTAAGATTAATGAAGATGCCGCAAAGGAAGAAATAACAGGCTCTAAAAAGATATTAGAAGAAAGATTAAACACACAAATCATTGCCTTTGCCTATCCTTATGGGGCAGGGGCTTATAATGAGAAAATTAACCAGATGGTCAAAGAGGCAGGATATACCTATGCCTGCGGCATCCGACAGGGAAAAGTAACTCTGCCCATAACGACTCCATATTGCTTAAAACGATTACTTATTCGGGGGGATGATTTAATGATTGATTTTATACTTAACTTACGAAAAGGTCGAAGTCGATTTTAA